In Lacrimispora indolis DSM 755, a genomic segment contains:
- a CDS encoding acyl-CoA dehydratase activase codes for MFTLGVDIGSTTSKAVILKDGQEILATSLIRAGTGTDGPARAIEAVLAEGDLKQEEITAVYATGYGRKLLKNADGEMSELSCHARGVHHLHPEVRTIIDIGGQDAKVLSLNDEGRLTEFLMNDKCAAGTGRFLDVMAGILQLRIEDLEKQAAMAKQIVKISNTCTVFAESEVISQLANGVEIPDLVAGICQSVAGRVATLAKRMGVKEAVCMSGGVAKNGGVRKAMEQELGLEITYSPMAQLMGALGAALYAYDKS; via the coding sequence ATGTTCACATTAGGAGTTGACATAGGCTCTACCACCTCCAAAGCAGTCATTCTGAAAGATGGACAGGAAATTCTGGCTACATCCCTGATCAGGGCCGGGACAGGAACTGACGGGCCGGCCCGGGCGATTGAGGCAGTGCTTGCCGAAGGAGATCTGAAACAGGAAGAGATCACTGCTGTTTATGCCACCGGCTATGGCAGAAAGCTGTTAAAAAATGCCGATGGAGAAATGAGTGAGTTAAGCTGTCATGCAAGGGGGGTCCATCACCTGCATCCGGAAGTGCGGACCATCATTGACATCGGAGGACAGGATGCAAAAGTACTTTCCCTGAATGATGAAGGGCGGCTGACGGAATTTCTGATGAATGACAAATGTGCGGCGGGGACCGGACGGTTTCTGGATGTCATGGCAGGAATTTTACAGCTGAGGATCGAAGATCTGGAAAAGCAGGCTGCCATGGCAAAGCAGATTGTGAAAATTTCCAATACCTGTACGGTGTTTGCCGAATCTGAGGTCATTTCCCAGCTGGCAAACGGAGTTGAGATTCCGGATCTGGTTGCCGGTATCTGCCAGTCAGTAGCCGGCAGGGTGGCCACCCTGGCAAAACGGATGGGAGTAAAAGAAGCGGTGTGTATGAGCGGCGGCGTTGCAAAAAATGGCGGGGTACGAAAAGCCATGGAGCAGGAACTGGGACTTGAAATTACATATTCGCCAATGGCCCAGCTTATGGGTGCTTTAGGGGCAGCGCTTTACGCTTACGATAAATCATAA
- a CDS encoding 2-hydroxyacyl-CoA dehydratase subunit D, whose product MATLNELLESFHEIACSPKKQLNAYLEQGKKVVACVPVYTPEELIHSMGLVPMGAWGADIELKESKKYFPAFICSIMQSILELGIKGEYKGISAIVIPSLCDSLKCLGQNWKYAVKDIPFIPMTYPQNRKPESGIKFTKASYERVINDLEAAAGVKFSEASLARSNEIYNEHNGAMRKLAEVLEQHPSITAVQRRDIFKSAYFMRKEDHTALVSQLIEALSQVEEKESKIKVITTGILADSDGLLKIFDEHGLQIAADDVAHESRQYRTDVNLELEPLEGLADKFSRMDHCSVLYDPEKKRAGYIVDMAKKYDARGVVVLLTKFCDPEEFDYVIVKKACDRAGIPIIQMEVDRQMVNYEQAGTMIEAFKDML is encoded by the coding sequence ATGGCAACATTAAATGAATTATTAGAAAGTTTTCATGAAATTGCGTGTTCACCGAAAAAACAGCTGAATGCTTATCTGGAGCAGGGAAAAAAGGTTGTGGCCTGTGTTCCTGTTTATACTCCTGAAGAGCTGATCCACTCCATGGGGCTGGTTCCTATGGGAGCATGGGGAGCGGATATTGAGCTGAAGGAATCCAAAAAGTATTTCCCTGCGTTTATCTGTTCCATTATGCAGAGCATTCTGGAGCTGGGAATTAAGGGAGAATACAAAGGCATTTCAGCCATTGTCATCCCATCCCTCTGCGACTCTTTAAAGTGTCTGGGACAGAACTGGAAATACGCGGTGAAGGACATCCCTTTTATCCCCATGACCTATCCCCAGAACCGGAAGCCGGAATCAGGAATAAAGTTTACCAAAGCCTCCTATGAGCGTGTTATAAATGATTTAGAGGCAGCGGCCGGCGTGAAATTCAGCGAAGCTTCCTTAGCCCGGTCCAATGAAATTTACAATGAACATAATGGGGCAATGAGAAAGCTGGCAGAGGTTTTGGAACAGCATCCTTCCATTACGGCAGTCCAGAGAAGAGATATTTTTAAAAGTGCCTATTTCATGCGGAAGGAAGATCATACGGCACTGGTCAGCCAGCTGATAGAAGCGCTGTCACAAGTTGAGGAGAAGGAAAGCAAAATTAAGGTGATCACAACAGGAATCCTGGCTGACAGCGATGGGCTTTTGAAGATCTTTGATGAACACGGGCTGCAGATTGCCGCCGATGATGTTGCCCATGAATCCAGGCAGTACCGTACGGATGTGAATCTGGAATTGGAACCATTGGAAGGACTTGCAGATAAGTTCTCCCGGATGGATCATTGCTCCGTTTTGTATGATCCGGAAAAGAAGAGAGCAGGCTATATCGTAGATATGGCAAAGAAATACGATGCCAGAGGTGTGGTGGTTTTGCTGACAAAATTCTGTGACCCGGAAGAATTTGATTATGTAATCGTAAAAAAGGCCTGTGACAGGGCAGGAATTCCAATCATCCAGATGGAAGTCGACAGGCAGATGGTAAATTATGAGCAGGCAGGAACGATGATAGAAGCATTCAAAGATATGCTTTAA
- a CDS encoding acyl-CoA dehydrogenase family protein — MYFTKQHELVRKLAREFAENELTNEVLDEIEESGTFPEEILYKMGKAGFFGIKTPKEYGGSGGDARCYVLVMEEIARVSGVASIYVSSPNSLSGGPLLLSGTEEQKRKYLPSLISGSKKLCFALTEPGAGSDAGGMQSTAVKEGDYYILNGRKTFITMAPLSDYAVIYAKTDMTKKTKGISAFIVDMKNTPGISCGKPEHKMGVIGCATSDIIMDNARIPAENLLGEEGMGFINAMKTLDTGRMGVAAQSIGVAQGALDEAIKYAKERKQFGKRIGDFQAIAFMIADMATKLEAAKQLVYKTAYLMDTHQPATMEASMAKYYASEVCNEIASKSLQIHGGYGFIKDYKIERMYRDCRVFTIYEGTSQIQQLVISGKLLKK; from the coding sequence ATGTATTTTACAAAACAGCATGAGCTTGTCCGGAAACTGGCGAGAGAGTTTGCGGAAAATGAACTGACCAATGAAGTCCTGGATGAGATTGAGGAAAGCGGGACATTTCCGGAGGAAATCCTTTACAAAATGGGAAAGGCCGGATTTTTCGGCATTAAGACGCCAAAGGAATACGGCGGTTCCGGCGGTGACGCCCGCTGCTACGTGCTGGTGATGGAGGAAATAGCAAGAGTCAGCGGAGTTGCAAGCATTTATGTATCTTCCCCTAATTCCCTTTCCGGAGGTCCTTTGTTATTATCCGGCACAGAGGAGCAGAAACGAAAATACCTTCCTTCACTGATAAGCGGGAGCAAAAAGCTCTGCTTTGCCCTGACGGAACCAGGGGCAGGTTCTGATGCAGGGGGTATGCAGTCCACCGCTGTTAAGGAAGGGGATTATTACATATTAAATGGAAGAAAGACCTTTATCACCATGGCGCCTTTATCAGATTATGCGGTGATCTACGCAAAGACGGATATGACAAAGAAAACAAAAGGAATCAGCGCCTTTATTGTTGATATGAAAAACACTCCTGGAATTTCCTGTGGAAAACCGGAGCATAAAATGGGCGTCATCGGCTGCGCCACCAGCGATATCATCATGGATAACGCAAGGATTCCGGCCGAAAACCTTTTGGGCGAAGAAGGTATGGGATTTATCAACGCCATGAAGACACTGGATACGGGCCGAATGGGAGTTGCCGCCCAGTCCATCGGAGTTGCCCAGGGGGCTTTGGACGAGGCCATCAAATACGCAAAGGAACGCAAGCAGTTCGGAAAACGGATCGGGGATTTCCAGGCAATCGCCTTTATGATTGCAGATATGGCCACAAAGCTGGAGGCTGCAAAGCAGCTGGTTTATAAGACCGCTTACTTAATGGATACCCATCAGCCTGCAACCATGGAAGCATCTATGGCAAAATACTATGCTTCTGAGGTCTGCAATGAAATCGCTTCAAAATCCCTTCAGATCCATGGCGGATACGGATTTATCAAAGATTATAAGATTGAGCGTATGTACAGGGATTGCCGTGTGTTCACCATTTACGAGGGTACCTCACAAATCCAGCAGCTGGTGATTTCCGGAAAACTGCTTAAGAAATAA
- a CDS encoding GntR family transcriptional regulator gives MNYMKSNSQPFSADYVFLNIRKRILKLELEPGTRISENQMAEEYGVSRTIIRNAFARLNQLGLLTVYPQRGTYVSLIDLKLIGDLLILRTAVEKEELYELLSQRDEEKIGKLVRELEDNLEKQEAYRNVEGYDLEFQKLDSAFHRAIAESVERYNLIKLLEDLMLHISRWRNFDVALGKRMPCLIDEHRRIVEEIKGGDFAKAQQAMADHLETISEIRDTAMEKYPQYFINI, from the coding sequence ATGAATTATATGAAAAGTAACAGCCAGCCGTTTTCAGCTGACTATGTTTTTCTCAACATCAGGAAGCGAATTTTAAAACTGGAATTAGAGCCTGGAACCAGAATCAGTGAAAATCAGATGGCAGAAGAATACGGGGTGTCAAGAACCATCATCCGCAATGCCTTTGCAAGGCTGAATCAGCTTGGGCTTCTTACGGTATACCCCCAGAGAGGCACTTATGTAAGCCTGATCGATTTAAAGCTGATCGGGGATTTATTGATTTTAAGGACTGCCGTGGAAAAGGAAGAGCTTTACGAGCTTTTGTCCCAGAGGGACGAAGAGAAGATTGGAAAACTGGTAAGAGAACTGGAGGATAATTTAGAAAAGCAGGAAGCCTACCGGAATGTGGAAGGGTATGACTTAGAATTTCAGAAGCTGGATTCGGCATTCCACCGGGCCATTGCAGAAAGCGTGGAACGGTATAATCTGATAAAACTGCTGGAGGATTTAATGCTCCACATTTCAAGATGGCGTAATTTCGATGTGGCACTTGGCAAACGGATGCCATGCCTGATCGACGAGCACCGAAGGATCGTTGAAGAAATCAAAGGCGGTGATTTTGCCAAAGCCCAGCAGGCGATGGCAGACCATCTGGAAACCATATCCGAAATCAGAGATACGGCAATGGAAAAGTATCCTCAGTATTTCATAAACATTTAA
- a CDS encoding class I adenylate-forming enzyme family protein, which produces MTGLLSETIGELLHKRAVLTPNAAGICYQDKHYSWKEADEISDFWAADFIRKGISKGKHVALWGTNSPEWVMAYLAFMKSGAVVLPVNTCYKEQELNRVLKEADADYLFYGRGCGDKDYGPVIANAGLDGPDSFLKGIVSLEHLPDCEKLDNRKEDQQLLKEMKQNLSSKDIANILFTSGTSGVPKGVMLSHENLVNNSAEMVRSMHWNENDRMCLAVPLFHCFGITAGILSAVHAGAAIYINQYYKSIGVMENIQKNSCTILNGVPSMFLAMVKNNRRKEYDLSSLKSGIIAGSAIHPLDYINICEELKMEHLQPSYGQTESSPAITMTGYWDPICRKALSAGKKIPYTELRIWDEGRNCIAGPGTVGEIQSKGYHIMKGYYNREKETEAVLDQEGWLHTGDCGYLDEDGNLHMTGRKKEMIIRGGENIAPMEIENCILELPEIKAVKVVGVDAQVLQEEIAACIITEPGAEFSEERIREQVRQNLADYKVPKYVYRFDSFPYSNSGKVMIHELRQEVEKRLAKRG; this is translated from the coding sequence ATGACAGGCCTTTTATCAGAAACAATCGGAGAACTGCTTCATAAAAGAGCTGTTCTTACGCCGAATGCAGCAGGAATCTGCTATCAGGATAAACATTATTCCTGGAAAGAGGCGGATGAAATTTCGGATTTTTGGGCAGCTGACTTTATAAGAAAAGGAATTTCCAAAGGGAAACATGTGGCGTTATGGGGAACCAACAGCCCGGAATGGGTCATGGCGTATCTGGCTTTTATGAAGTCCGGGGCAGTTGTGCTCCCGGTCAATACATGCTATAAGGAACAGGAATTGAACAGGGTTTTAAAAGAAGCGGATGCAGATTATCTGTTCTATGGAAGGGGATGCGGTGATAAGGACTACGGACCGGTTATTGCAAATGCAGGGCTGGATGGTCCGGACAGCTTCTTAAAAGGGATCGTTTCCCTGGAGCATCTGCCTGATTGTGAAAAGCTTGACAACAGGAAGGAAGATCAGCAGCTTTTAAAAGAAATGAAACAGAACTTATCTTCAAAAGATATTGCAAACATACTTTTCACCTCCGGTACCTCAGGTGTTCCAAAGGGAGTGATGTTAAGCCACGAAAACCTGGTCAACAATTCTGCCGAAATGGTGCGTTCCATGCACTGGAACGAAAATGACCGCATGTGCTTAGCTGTTCCCCTGTTTCACTGCTTCGGCATCACAGCGGGCATATTGTCCGCTGTCCATGCCGGGGCGGCAATTTATATCAATCAGTATTATAAGTCCATTGGAGTCATGGAAAACATACAAAAAAATTCCTGCACCATTCTAAACGGCGTTCCCAGCATGTTCCTGGCTATGGTAAAAAACAACAGGAGAAAAGAATACGATTTAAGTTCTCTAAAGAGCGGAATTATTGCGGGTTCCGCCATTCACCCTTTGGATTACATCAATATCTGTGAAGAGCTGAAGATGGAGCATTTACAGCCTTCCTATGGGCAGACCGAGTCTTCCCCTGCCATTACCATGACCGGATATTGGGACCCAATCTGCCGGAAGGCTCTTTCAGCAGGCAAAAAGATCCCTTATACGGAATTAAGGATCTGGGATGAAGGAAGGAATTGCATTGCCGGCCCCGGTACTGTTGGAGAAATCCAGTCCAAAGGTTATCACATCATGAAGGGCTATTACAACCGGGAAAAAGAAACGGAAGCAGTGCTGGATCAAGAGGGGTGGCTTCACACCGGAGACTGCGGTTATCTGGATGAAGACGGCAATCTTCATATGACCGGACGGAAAAAAGAGATGATCATCCGGGGCGGTGAAAATATAGCGCCAATGGAAATTGAAAACTGTATCCTGGAGCTTCCGGAAATCAAGGCAGTGAAGGTGGTAGGAGTGGATGCCCAGGTCCTTCAGGAGGAAATTGCAGCCTGTATCATTACGGAGCCTGGAGCGGAATTTTCCGAAGAAAGGATCAGGGAGCAGGTTCGTCAGAACCTGGCGGATTATAAGGTTCCCAAATATGTTTATCGATTTGATTCATTTCCTTACAGCAACAGCGGCAAGGTTATGATCCATGAGTTACGGCAGGAAGTCGAGAAGCGGTTAGCGAAAAGAGGTTAA
- a CDS encoding Cof-type HAD-IIB family hydrolase, with protein MSDKICGGKIRLVAVDMDGTALKSDGNVSPETIEALKKWLEKGGLVVPASGRTYNWIPEEILRLGVPYVISGNGASVIDTGTGKYIYESRIKLQEGMDLLRCLRAENGQCYFQQNDQFYEDGNRSEEMEKKHPYMASVGFSREGKLKDLPGFLENKGEDIQKIGFMAFDEETEKRVKAWGRRFPGFCILKTGHMCLEFNRKGTSKGEALKYLCHCLAIGPEQVMAIGDSENDLEMLAWAGLGIAMGNAAAAVKKTADFITKTNDEEGVAWALDRFLGGL; from the coding sequence ATGTCAGATAAGATTTGCGGCGGAAAGATTCGCCTGGTGGCCGTGGATATGGATGGGACGGCTCTTAAGTCTGACGGAAACGTATCGCCGGAAACCATAGAAGCACTGAAGAAGTGGCTGGAAAAGGGCGGTCTGGTGGTTCCGGCTTCAGGAAGGACTTACAATTGGATTCCTGAGGAGATTTTAAGGCTGGGAGTGCCCTATGTAATATCCGGAAACGGGGCCTCCGTCATTGATACGGGAACCGGGAAATACATTTATGAAAGCAGAATCAAACTTCAGGAGGGCATGGACCTGCTGCGCTGTCTGCGGGCTGAAAACGGCCAGTGTTATTTTCAGCAGAATGATCAGTTTTATGAGGACGGCAACCGCTCGGAGGAGATGGAGAAAAAGCATCCTTATATGGCATCGGTGGGTTTTTCCAGGGAGGGGAAGCTTAAGGATTTGCCGGGATTCTTGGAAAATAAAGGAGAAGATATCCAGAAGATTGGATTTATGGCCTTTGACGAGGAGACGGAAAAGCGGGTGAAGGCCTGGGGCAGACGTTTTCCGGGCTTTTGCATCCTGAAAACGGGACACATGTGTCTGGAGTTTAACCGGAAGGGGACGTCCAAAGGAGAGGCGCTGAAATATTTATGCCATTGCCTTGCAATAGGACCGGAGCAGGTGATGGCCATTGGAGACAGCGAAAATGACTTGGAAATGCTTGCCTGGGCCGGATTAGGCATTGCCATGGGAAATGCCGCTGCGGCTGTGAAAAAGACAGCAGACTTTATCACAAAGACCAATGACGAGGAGGGCGTGGCCTGGGCATTGGATCGTTTTCTGGGAGGTTTATGA
- the etfB gene encoding electron transfer flavoprotein subunit beta, which produces MKILVCVKQVPDTNEVKIDPVKGTLIRDGVPSILNPDDANALEEALKIKDEKPGTTVSVITMGPPQADDMLRECLAMGADEAYLLSDRVFGGADTCATSTTIAAGIEKIGDYDIIFAGRQAIDGDTAQVGPQVAWRLGIPVVTYVQDVKLCEGKVIVQRQLENGYEILEVQMPCLLTAVKELNEPRYMSIGGIMDAYAKKVTIWNHEDVGLDPKDCGLNASPTQVFRSFTPAPKGKGEMLAGTVCQMAELLTEKLKEKHYL; this is translated from the coding sequence ATGAAAATTTTGGTTTGTGTGAAACAGGTGCCGGATACCAATGAAGTAAAGATCGATCCGGTAAAGGGTACATTGATCCGTGACGGAGTTCCCAGCATTTTAAACCCTGATGATGCGAATGCCTTAGAAGAGGCCTTGAAAATAAAAGATGAAAAACCTGGAACAACGGTTTCCGTTATTACCATGGGCCCGCCTCAGGCTGATGATATGTTAAGGGAGTGCCTGGCAATGGGGGCGGATGAGGCTTATCTGCTCAGCGACAGGGTCTTTGGAGGAGCCGATACCTGCGCCACCTCCACCACCATTGCTGCGGGTATTGAGAAAATCGGAGACTATGACATTATTTTTGCAGGCCGTCAGGCCATTGACGGGGATACGGCTCAGGTCGGCCCCCAGGTGGCCTGGAGACTTGGTATTCCGGTGGTGACTTATGTTCAGGATGTGAAGCTTTGTGAAGGAAAGGTGATCGTGCAAAGGCAGCTGGAAAACGGATATGAAATTCTGGAGGTTCAGATGCCCTGTCTCCTTACCGCCGTAAAAGAACTGAATGAGCCCCGTTACATGAGCATAGGCGGCATCATGGACGCATATGCAAAAAAGGTTACCATATGGAATCATGAGGATGTGGGACTGGATCCAAAAGACTGTGGTTTAAATGCTTCCCCAACTCAGGTTTTCCGTTCCTTTACTCCTGCTCCAAAGGGAAAAGGAGAGATGCTCGCCGGAACAGTATGCCAAATGGCTGAGCTGCTTACAGAAAAACTGAAAGAGAAGCATTATCTTTAA
- a CDS encoding electron transfer flavoprotein subunit alpha/FixB family protein, with product MAVNVIKEKCRGCSICVKNCPFEAITMENKLAVIGTACTSCGVCVEKCPFNAIEKTEETKETVDLSEYRDVWVFAEQREGALMPVVKELLGEGRKLAAEIGCSLCTVLCGNQVEGLADELFEYGADKVYLADHKELESYRTDAYTAVIHDAIKTYKPEIVLLGATHIGRDLGPCLAVRCNTGLTADCTKLEIDEQDKKIKQTRPAFGGNLMATIVCPNHRPQMSTVRPGVMEKAERQEGRKGQVIPLTVNFGKEDIRTRILEVVKQVGEAVSLTDAEIIVSGGMGLGKAEGFELLKKLADKLGGVVAASRAAVDAGWIDHSHQVGQTGTTVRPKLYFACGISGAIQHVAGMQNSEQIIAINKNPAAPIFEVADYGIVGDLYQVIPALIEELDK from the coding sequence ATGGCTGTAAATGTAATAAAAGAAAAATGCAGGGGCTGTTCCATCTGTGTAAAGAACTGCCCGTTTGAAGCAATTACAATGGAAAATAAACTGGCTGTTATCGGCACCGCCTGCACCAGCTGCGGCGTATGCGTGGAAAAATGTCCGTTTAATGCAATAGAAAAGACAGAAGAAACAAAGGAAACGGTTGATTTATCAGAGTACCGGGATGTATGGGTATTTGCGGAACAAAGAGAAGGAGCGCTCATGCCGGTGGTTAAAGAACTTCTGGGAGAAGGGCGGAAACTGGCAGCTGAGATCGGCTGCAGCTTATGTACTGTTTTATGCGGAAACCAGGTGGAGGGACTAGCGGACGAACTGTTTGAATACGGAGCGGATAAAGTCTATCTGGCGGATCATAAAGAACTGGAGTCCTACCGCACCGACGCTTATACCGCTGTGATCCATGATGCCATTAAAACCTATAAGCCTGAAATCGTCCTTTTGGGAGCGACCCACATTGGCCGTGACTTAGGTCCCTGCCTGGCCGTCCGCTGCAATACCGGACTGACCGCCGACTGTACGAAACTGGAGATCGATGAGCAGGATAAGAAGATCAAGCAGACCCGCCCGGCCTTTGGCGGTAATTTAATGGCAACCATCGTATGTCCAAACCACAGGCCCCAGATGTCAACGGTACGTCCGGGAGTCATGGAAAAAGCTGAAAGGCAGGAGGGCCGGAAGGGCCAGGTTATTCCTCTTACAGTAAACTTTGGAAAAGAGGACATCAGGACACGGATCCTTGAGGTGGTAAAGCAGGTAGGAGAGGCAGTATCCTTAACTGATGCGGAAATTATTGTATCCGGCGGTATGGGCCTTGGCAAAGCCGAAGGCTTTGAACTGTTAAAGAAGCTGGCTGATAAGCTGGGCGGTGTGGTGGCAGCCAGCCGTGCTGCAGTTGATGCGGGCTGGATCGACCATTCTCATCAGGTAGGGCAGACCGGGACAACGGTGCGTCCCAAGCTGTATTTTGCCTGCGGTATTTCCGGAGCCATTCAGCATGTGGCAGGTATGCAGAATTCGGAGCAGATCATTGCAATCAACAAAAACCCGGCAGCTCCGATTTTTGAGGTGGCGGATTACGGCATCGTGGGAGATCTTTATCAGGTGATCCCTGCACTAATAGAAGAACTGGACAAATAG
- a CDS encoding 2-hydroxyacyl-CoA dehydratase subunit D: MGEGETKPKFTIDPNSAKFKLNEIVAKHYKEVQEAKDRGEKIGWCASNFPQEIFQTLGIKVCYPENQAAAIAARGAGQRLCEVSEAEGYSNDICAYARISLAHMKVGETPEQNMPLPDFVLCCNNICNCMIKWYENIAKELDIPLILIDIPFNPDYEVSDAQVEYVKSQFLAAIEQLEEITGKKWSEKKFKEVMETSNRTSRAWLEATAYTKYTPSPLNGFDLLNHMAVAVCARGTVEAAEAFETLLEEYKKAVKEGTSTFRAEEKYRIMFEGIACWPHLRTTATGLKSRGINMVATIYADAFGFIYDDFDGLIRAYCNVPNAMNLEHARDKREAIVNKTHAEGLLVHTNRSCKLWSGFMYEMSRQIGEDCRIPVTSFDGDQADPRNFSEAQYETRVQGLTEIMESNKGGKN; this comes from the coding sequence ATGGGTGAAGGAGAAACAAAACCAAAGTTTACCATTGACCCCAATTCAGCCAAGTTTAAGCTGAATGAGATCGTGGCAAAACACTACAAGGAGGTCCAGGAGGCAAAGGACAGGGGAGAGAAAATCGGCTGGTGTGCCAGCAATTTCCCTCAGGAAATTTTTCAGACCCTGGGCATTAAAGTCTGTTATCCTGAGAATCAGGCGGCAGCCATTGCGGCAAGAGGCGCGGGGCAGCGGCTGTGTGAAGTTTCAGAGGCGGAAGGTTATTCCAACGACATCTGCGCATATGCGAGGATCAGCCTGGCTCATATGAAGGTGGGGGAAACTCCGGAGCAGAACATGCCTCTGCCGGATTTCGTGCTTTGCTGCAACAACATCTGCAACTGCATGATCAAATGGTATGAGAACATTGCAAAAGAGCTTGATATTCCGCTGATTCTCATTGACATTCCCTTTAATCCTGATTACGAGGTTTCGGACGCCCAGGTGGAATATGTTAAGAGCCAGTTTCTGGCGGCGATTGAACAGCTGGAGGAGATCACGGGGAAAAAATGGAGCGAAAAGAAATTCAAGGAGGTCATGGAAACCTCAAACAGAACTTCCAGGGCATGGCTGGAGGCTACAGCCTATACCAAGTATACCCCGTCTCCCCTTAACGGCTTTGACTTACTCAATCATATGGCAGTGGCCGTCTGTGCAAGAGGGACCGTGGAGGCAGCCGAGGCCTTTGAAACCCTGCTGGAGGAATACAAAAAGGCGGTGAAAGAGGGAACCAGTACCTTCCGCGCAGAGGAAAAGTACCGGATCATGTTTGAGGGGATTGCCTGCTGGCCTCATTTAAGGACAACGGCAACCGGCTTAAAATCCCGGGGGATCAACATGGTGGCAACCATTTATGCCGATGCCTTTGGATTCATTTACGATGATTTTGACGGTCTCATCCGCGCCTACTGCAATGTGCCAAATGCCATGAACTTAGAGCATGCACGGGATAAGAGAGAAGCGATCGTAAATAAGACCCATGCAGAAGGACTTCTGGTACATACCAACCGTTCCTGTAAGCTTTGGAGCGGCTTCATGTATGAGATGAGCCGCCAGATCGGAGAGGACTGCCGGATACCGGTCACCTCATTTGACGGAGACCAGGCGGACCCGCGGAATTTCTCGGAAGCCCAGTATGAGACAAGGGTTCAGGGGCTGACGGAGATCATGGAATCCAACAAAGGGGGGAAAAACTGA
- a CDS encoding YkvI family membrane protein has protein sequence MIDKSKMPVAVGVAFVWFTTQFGGGFASGAQLVQYFVAFGIWALITPILAQAIGAVFQWYGLRFAKIHDAYDYRTFNNKFYGKFAPVFSNLYEIVYILLLCLAPSVAFATGGSTMQSLTGLPYMVCTLIIGLFIFAVTIFGTDFVRKAASTLSVIIIAGLLIVYIPNIIASWGNITENISTLAANPAPAGPAFWSCFIYGSFQLASIGLLYQHAQPFKTEKEAGTSMIYGFIVNSVLIMLSTLGLMAIATNPDLSKDPLPVITLIKGGVGAGFMNPMISILIILGAVSTAVNMIAGAVQRVVVALEKPEERRNEGKPTAKTLICALLCTILAFAIAQFGLLPLVKVGYGYLGYITIAVVLVPFLIRMIGEAMGKIEK, from the coding sequence ATGATCGATAAAAGTAAAATGCCGGTAGCGGTGGGCGTTGCATTCGTATGGTTTACAACACAGTTTGGCGGAGGGTTTGCCTCTGGAGCACAGCTGGTTCAGTATTTCGTTGCTTTTGGTATTTGGGCGCTTATCACCCCGATTCTGGCTCAGGCCATCGGTGCGGTATTCCAGTGGTATGGGCTCCGGTTTGCAAAGATTCATGATGCTTATGATTACAGAACCTTTAACAACAAGTTTTACGGAAAATTCGCTCCTGTTTTTTCCAACCTTTATGAAATTGTATACATATTACTGCTGTGCCTGGCTCCGTCTGTTGCCTTTGCAACCGGAGGTTCCACCATGCAGTCCCTGACCGGGCTCCCATATATGGTCTGTACCCTGATCATCGGTTTGTTTATTTTTGCGGTGACCATTTTTGGAACGGATTTTGTAAGAAAAGCGGCGTCCACCTTGTCCGTTATTATCATTGCAGGTCTTTTGATCGTTTATATACCGAATATTATCGCAAGCTGGGGTAATATTACAGAAAACATCAGTACCTTAGCAGCGAATCCCGCACCTGCAGGCCCTGCTTTCTGGAGCTGTTTTATTTATGGTTCCTTCCAGCTGGCTTCCATCGGATTGCTGTACCAGCATGCTCAGCCATTTAAAACAGAAAAAGAAGCCGGAACAAGTATGATTTATGGATTTATCGTAAACTCCGTACTGATCATGCTTTCTACGCTGGGACTGATGGCAATTGCAACCAACCCGGATTTATCCAAGGATCCCCTTCCGGTTATCACTCTGATCAAAGGCGGCGTTGGAGCCGGCTTCATGAACCCCATGATTTCCATACTCATTATTTTGGGAGCAGTATCAACGGCGGTAAACATGATTGCAGGAGCGGTCCAGAGAGTGGTTGTTGCACTTGAAAAGCCTGAGGAAAGAAGAAACGAAGGAAAACCTACGGCAAAAACCCTGATCTGTGCATTGTTATGTACCATTCTCGCTTTTGCCATCGCCCAGTTCGGACTTCTTCCACTGGTAAAGGTAGGATACGGATATCTGGGTTATATAACCATTGCAGTGGTACTGGTTCCGTTCCTGATCCGGATGATCGGGGAAGCCATGGGAAAAATTGAGAAATAA